From a region of the Cucumis sativus cultivar 9930 chromosome 6, Cucumber_9930_V3, whole genome shotgun sequence genome:
- the LOC101221776 gene encoding uncharacterized protein LOC101221776 isoform X2 has protein sequence MLLGHAEGLSQRQHSKDHLLSDLVCELDIDEAADCSEQILYEASFKEFGRYSVQYDTIIWLSISLLLVLAWGFGIIMLLYLPYRRHVLQKDFSSRKLYVTPREIVYKVSRPSFIPFWGTTKIEKHVPLSLVIDIIIEQGCLQSIYGIHTFRVESIARGKASPVDDLQVQGISNPGLLRKMIVREASKVIQDFGRSWNRTSITAEGESILASISMEGSTVLKSPSRGFKTTRSSHYVLREQRSILSQELLLQKLEEVNRSVKKIEQLITAPTYPQKSPEKKKHQAGL, from the exons ATGTTGTTGGGGCATGCGGAGGGTCTATCTCAACGCCAACACTCGAAGGATCATCTTCTATCTGATCTAGTATGTGAGTTGGATATTGATGAAGCTGCAGATTGCTCTGAACAGATTCTCTATGAAGCGTCTTTCAAGGAATTTGGGAGATACAGTGTTCAATATGACACTATTATATGGCTTTCTATATCATTGCTGCTGGTTTTAGCTTGGGGTTTTGGGATAATCATGCTACTATATCTGCCATATAGGAGACATGTGCTTCAGAAGGATTTTTCTTCGCGCAAATTATATGTCACTCCTAGAGAAATAGTTTACAAG GTTTCAAGACCTTCATTCATACCTTTTTGGGGCACCACAAAAATTGAGAAGCATGTTCCTCTTTCCTTGGTGATTGACATCATTATTGAACAAG GTTGCTTACAGTCAATATATGGAATTCATACCTTCAGAGTTGAAAGCATAGCACGTGGAAAAGCTTCTCCTGTTGATGATCTGCAGGTTCAAGGGATTTCTAACCCTGGTCTCCTGAGAAAG ATGATTGTAAGAGAAGCTTCAAAAGTTATTCAAGATTTTGGCAGAAGTTGGAATAGAACTTCAATAACTGCTGAGGGAGAAAGTATCCTTGCTTCAATATCAATGGAGGGATCAACTGTTTTAAAATCTCCATCAAGAGGGTTCAAG ACTACTAGATCATCCCATTACGTGTTGAGAGAACAAAGAAGTATATTGTCTCAGGAACTGCTGCTTCAGAAGCTGGAAGAAGTCAATAGATCAGTCAAG AAAATTGAGCAGCTTATTACAGCCCCAACCTACCCCCAGAAATCACctgagaaaaagaaacatcaagCTGGCCTCTGA
- the LOC101221776 gene encoding uncharacterized protein LOC101221776 isoform X1, with protein sequence MGFEYKNYSLEMLLGHAEGLSQRQHSKDHLLSDLVCELDIDEAADCSEQILYEASFKEFGRYSVQYDTIIWLSISLLLVLAWGFGIIMLLYLPYRRHVLQKDFSSRKLYVTPREIVYKVSRPSFIPFWGTTKIEKHVPLSLVIDIIIEQGCLQSIYGIHTFRVESIARGKASPVDDLQVQGISNPGLLRKMIVREASKVIQDFGRSWNRTSITAEGESILASISMEGSTVLKSPSRGFKTTRSSHYVLREQRSILSQELLLQKLEEVNRSVKKIEQLITAPTYPQKSPEKKKHQAGL encoded by the exons ATGggatttgaatataaaaactatTCTTTAG AAATGTTGTTGGGGCATGCGGAGGGTCTATCTCAACGCCAACACTCGAAGGATCATCTTCTATCTGATCTAGTATGTGAGTTGGATATTGATGAAGCTGCAGATTGCTCTGAACAGATTCTCTATGAAGCGTCTTTCAAGGAATTTGGGAGATACAGTGTTCAATATGACACTATTATATGGCTTTCTATATCATTGCTGCTGGTTTTAGCTTGGGGTTTTGGGATAATCATGCTACTATATCTGCCATATAGGAGACATGTGCTTCAGAAGGATTTTTCTTCGCGCAAATTATATGTCACTCCTAGAGAAATAGTTTACAAG GTTTCAAGACCTTCATTCATACCTTTTTGGGGCACCACAAAAATTGAGAAGCATGTTCCTCTTTCCTTGGTGATTGACATCATTATTGAACAAG GTTGCTTACAGTCAATATATGGAATTCATACCTTCAGAGTTGAAAGCATAGCACGTGGAAAAGCTTCTCCTGTTGATGATCTGCAGGTTCAAGGGATTTCTAACCCTGGTCTCCTGAGAAAG ATGATTGTAAGAGAAGCTTCAAAAGTTATTCAAGATTTTGGCAGAAGTTGGAATAGAACTTCAATAACTGCTGAGGGAGAAAGTATCCTTGCTTCAATATCAATGGAGGGATCAACTGTTTTAAAATCTCCATCAAGAGGGTTCAAG ACTACTAGATCATCCCATTACGTGTTGAGAGAACAAAGAAGTATATTGTCTCAGGAACTGCTGCTTCAGAAGCTGGAAGAAGTCAATAGATCAGTCAAG AAAATTGAGCAGCTTATTACAGCCCCAACCTACCCCCAGAAATCACctgagaaaaagaaacatcaagCTGGCCTCTGA
- the LOC101221549 gene encoding uncharacterized protein LOC101221549, which translates to MRKKKVLVVGGTGYLGQHLLSGFSEIDGVPYDIAFTYHSFAPEALLGALPHLLSFQVDLKSGQGFDTITENFGQPDIVVNCAAISVPRACEVDPVSAFSVNVPTAIGTWLLSFEGRNTLFIHLSTDQVYEGVESFYNEEDETIPVNVYGKSKLAAEQYVSEKFSNFAILRSSIIFGPQTISPVPKSLPVQWIDATLSEGNEVEFFHDEFRCPVYVKDVVNVIITLIKTWISEGKQMQLLLNVGGPNRVSRVEMAETVAEIRGHKKSLIKRVSASSIDRGVKSPADISMNIGKLIQILAMSPVSFTDGVRLTLCS; encoded by the exons atgaggaagaagaaggtttTGGTTGTGGGTGGCACAGGTTACTTAGGTCAGCATCTTCTATCAGGATTTTCCGAGATCGATGGAGTTCCATATGATATCGCGTTCACTTATCACTCCTTTGCGCCTGAGGCTTTGTTGGGAGCTCTTCCTCATCTGCTTTCAtttcaagttgatttaaaATCTGGTCAAGGATTCGATACCATTACTGAGAATTTTGGCCAG CCAGATATTGTTGTTAATTGTGCTGCTATCTCTGTCCCTCGTGCCTGCGAAGTAGACCCCGTCTCTGCATTTTCTGTCAACGTGCCTACTGCCATTGGAACTTGGCTTCTCAGTTTTGAAGGGAGGAATACCCTATTCATTCATCTATCAACTGATCAAG TTTATGAAGGCGTGGAATCATTTTataatgaagaagatgaaaccATTCCTGTGAATGTTTATGGCAAGTCAAAGCTAGCAGCTGAGCAGTATGTTTCTGAGAAATTTTCTAACTTTGCAATCTTGAGATCCAGTATCATTTTTGGTCCTCAGACCATCTCACCTGTTCCTAAATCTCTTCCTGTTCAG TGGATCGATGCTACCTTGTCTGAAGGAAATGAAGTTGAATTCTTTCATGATGAGTTTCGATGTCCTGTGTATGTCAAGGATGTCGTGAATGTCATCATAACATTGATTAAGACATGGATATCAG AGGGCAAGCAAATGCAATTGCTATTAAATGTTGGTGGACCAAATCGTGTATCGCGTGTTGAAATGGCTGAGACTGTTGCAGAAATTAGAGGGCACAAGAAATCATTGATCAAAAGAGTGTCTGCATCATCA ATCGATCGAGGTGTAAAATCCCCAGCAGACATTTCAATGAACATTGGTAAACTGATCCAGATACTTGCCATGTCTCCTGTTTCATTCACCGACGGTGTCAGATTGACACTTTGCAGCTGA